Proteins from a genomic interval of uncultured Methanocorpusculum sp.:
- a CDS encoding EFR1 family ferrodoxin (N-terminal region resembles flavodoxins. C-terminal ferrodoxin region binds two 4Fe-4S clusters.): MKTILYYFTGTGNSLAVAKAISTRLPDTELAPIPKLMLAGEKVIVPDDANVGIVYPLYAMGLPKIVANFFTLLDLSHAGYVFSVVTEGGKSGSPTKQISALCEKCGNILNAAWWIQMPDNYIPFSAPPEKPVEKTIRENALRKVAVIVEDIKNRRNSIVGFSVLGNVMKLMYGPFIRNVHNFDKKFVVSPSCNGCQICVRICPVNNIVALPHGKKEWLHKCEGCLACLQFCPVEALSCGGKTANRPRYHHANATVEDMLEQKGRVETN, translated from the coding sequence ATGAAAACAATACTGTACTACTTTACCGGCACGGGGAATTCCCTCGCTGTTGCTAAAGCGATATCTACACGGCTCCCTGACACCGAACTCGCCCCTATCCCCAAACTCATGTTAGCAGGCGAGAAAGTCATTGTTCCGGATGACGCCAATGTTGGTATAGTGTATCCTCTCTATGCAATGGGTCTTCCAAAAATTGTTGCGAATTTTTTCACGCTTCTGGATCTCTCCCATGCAGGCTATGTTTTCTCCGTCGTTACCGAAGGGGGAAAAAGCGGGTCTCCAACAAAACAGATCTCTGCACTCTGCGAAAAATGCGGCAACATCCTTAATGCAGCCTGGTGGATCCAGATGCCTGACAACTATATCCCCTTCAGCGCCCCGCCGGAGAAGCCTGTTGAGAAGACCATCCGGGAAAATGCGCTTCGCAAAGTGGCAGTAATAGTGGAGGATATCAAAAACCGCCGGAATTCAATTGTAGGATTCAGTGTACTTGGAAACGTGATGAAACTGATGTACGGTCCTTTCATCCGAAATGTACACAATTTCGACAAAAAATTTGTTGTCAGCCCCTCATGCAACGGTTGCCAGATTTGCGTCAGGATATGCCCGGTAAACAACATCGTGGCTCTCCCTCATGGAAAAAAGGAGTGGCTCCACAAATGCGAGGGCTGCCTTGCATGCCTGCAGTTTTGTCCGGTTGAAGCATTATCCTGCGGCGGTAAAACTGCCAATCGTCCGCGGTATCATCATGCGAATGCGACCGTCGAAGATATGCTTGAGCAGAAAGGCCGTGTCGAAACAAATTAA
- a CDS encoding Fe-only nitrogenase accessory AnfO family protein, with product MAKEIAVCYKDTEEIAALSTTTQIKKFRRELGVWEVVGVLPIVIKDINGIAELRKAVASVLELLEGCRILVASSIIGAAAYHLEREGIHLWESLDADLFSLDDILSKDEADQDVCETAETKKNFVTDLGNGVYQVSLTDIQRQNGTITSKQILMPILSAGTFYELQIDCCHIPPWLEGELAGEMFDFNVEPLTGPSKYRLFLTKKTCASGI from the coding sequence ATGGCAAAAGAGATCGCCGTATGCTATAAGGATACAGAAGAGATCGCAGCGTTATCCACAACAACCCAGATCAAAAAGTTCCGACGTGAACTGGGAGTATGGGAAGTTGTCGGAGTCCTGCCGATAGTAATCAAAGACATCAATGGGATTGCCGAACTCAGGAAAGCAGTTGCCTCTGTTCTTGAACTACTGGAAGGCTGCAGGATTCTGGTTGCTTCATCCATTATCGGGGCGGCCGCATATCATCTGGAGAGGGAAGGCATTCATCTGTGGGAATCTTTAGATGCTGATCTGTTCAGTCTCGATGACATCCTTTCCAAAGATGAAGCAGATCAGGATGTTTGTGAAACAGCCGAGACGAAAAAGAATTTCGTCACGGATCTCGGGAATGGTGTCTATCAGGTCTCGCTAACCGACATCCAGAGACAGAATGGTACCATCACCTCCAAACAGATCCTGATGCCGATTCTCTCTGCCGGAACGTTCTACGAACTGCAGATTGACTGCTGCCATATTCCCCCGTGGCTGGAAGGCGAACTAGCAGGCGAGATGTTTGACTTCAACGTCGAACCTCTCACCGGTCCGTCAAAGTATCGGCTATTCCTTACCAAAAAAACCTGTGCCAGTGGGATCTAA
- a CDS encoding sulfide-dependent adenosine diphosphate thiazole synthase: MDFEVTKAITESWFARLQENLCFDAAIVGTGPSGLIAAVKLADAGYKVSMFESKLAPGGGMWGGAMLFSSIAIQNEAVYLLDELEIPYKRYNENLVVCDSVLATSALIYQAAKRGVVIHNGMSVEDVMFKENRVSGVVVNWGPVVREGLHVDPLSFRAKIVVDATGHPCMISETAARKNNITLNTPTGKVCGECSLNAVEGEAMTVENTKEIYSGLYVCGMAANGVFGSPRMGPIFGGMLLSGEKVAKLIIEELK; this comes from the coding sequence ATGGATTTTGAAGTAACCAAAGCAATCACAGAATCCTGGTTTGCAAGACTGCAGGAAAACCTGTGTTTCGATGCAGCAATCGTTGGGACAGGACCGTCGGGACTTATCGCCGCAGTAAAACTCGCAGATGCCGGGTATAAAGTATCCATGTTTGAAAGTAAACTTGCTCCGGGAGGGGGAATGTGGGGAGGAGCCATGCTTTTTTCATCCATCGCGATTCAAAACGAAGCGGTGTATCTTTTGGACGAACTGGAGATTCCCTACAAACGATACAACGAGAATCTCGTTGTCTGCGACAGTGTTCTCGCCACATCGGCACTGATATATCAGGCAGCGAAGAGAGGCGTTGTGATTCACAATGGTATGAGTGTTGAGGATGTGATGTTTAAGGAGAACAGAGTTTCAGGCGTTGTTGTCAACTGGGGTCCGGTTGTAAGAGAAGGACTTCATGTAGATCCGCTTTCCTTCAGAGCAAAAATCGTGGTGGATGCAACAGGTCATCCCTGTATGATCTCGGAAACGGCGGCACGAAAGAACAACATCACTCTTAACACACCAACCGGAAAAGTCTGCGGGGAGTGTTCTTTGAATGCGGTAGAGGGAGAGGCCATGACGGTTGAAAATACCAAAGAGATCTATTCAGGACTCTACGTCTGCGGCATGGCGGCAAACGGCGTGTTTGGATCACCTCGTATGGGACCGATATTCGGCGGGATGCTTCTTTCAGGCGAAAAAGTGGCAAAACTGATTATTGAGGAGCTGAAGTGA
- a CDS encoding thiamine phosphate synthase: MFGLSTHNLEQVKEAIQLRPDYIGFGPIFTTPTKTKPDTVIGTEMIQEAVKLAGDIPVIAIGGINGENLRHVLDAGARNVCMVRYFMDSTHFETRVKETVKILNDYGT, encoded by the coding sequence ATCTTCGGACTCTCGACCCATAATCTTGAACAGGTAAAAGAAGCGATACAACTGAGACCGGATTACATTGGATTTGGACCGATATTTACGACCCCGACAAAAACAAAGCCGGACACGGTAATTGGAACGGAAATGATTCAAGAAGCGGTTAAGTTAGCCGGAGATATCCCGGTTATTGCGATCGGCGGAATCAATGGAGAAAATCTCAGACATGTTCTGGATGCCGGTGCGAGAAATGTGTGTATGGTCAGATATTTTATGGACAGCACGCATTTTGAGACAAGGGTAAAAGAGACGGTAAAAATCCTAAACGATTACGGTACATGA
- a CDS encoding (2Fe-2S) ferredoxin domain-containing protein, translating into MEKPKHHIFVCASFRLTGQQKGFCHGKNAAEIVQMIVEEIDTQGVSDEIMVSTTGCLNLCDQGPIVIVYPENVWYGGVTSEDAEDIVSSVLDGTVVERLVIA; encoded by the coding sequence ATGGAAAAACCCAAGCACCACATATTCGTCTGTGCGAGTTTCCGGCTGACCGGCCAGCAGAAAGGTTTCTGTCACGGTAAGAATGCCGCAGAAATCGTCCAGATGATCGTAGAGGAGATTGACACTCAGGGAGTCTCAGACGAGATCATGGTCTCGACTACGGGCTGCCTGAACCTGTGTGACCAGGGACCAATCGTAATTGTGTACCCCGAGAATGTCTGGTATGGCGGGGTCACGTCTGAAGATGCAGAGGACATCGTTTCCTCTGTTCTTGACGGAACCGTCGTGGAACGTCTCGTAATCGCATAA
- a CDS encoding nitrogenase component 1: MGILDTVRDAVVSNPLASALATGAAASNPVTGSIVASAKAAEAISSVLSGGSSSPTTKTQKSAASTSSTPTPATSPGYTQNVDGTEITVNKVYDTVDGIKFVNSGGTIDKNGNYLPGSYASGSGYVATSRELDAEEKLATAYQYNHWSETSAGGGTGLSLSKALKAATAGSVFATATPAAATLEKDAATTPTFDLVGGLSTLAGIHPLGQLYTAITNLGGSGGGGITIPSLDEIKKDNPVSNMISGVISTRDAAYDSGGLAFVPAAAADILLPLDLVNTGNKLFTGETVTTEDWIYAGIDALTLAGGALSLGAGYVPLRGLAKGLKVGGKLLNVSGILGSVGLLFGGLGSEDSEGDGDKSTNPTLITDPDTNNGDGYWYTLRCVVEQLSLPPELMVPHDKVNIIVPITFSPADIREMKRTLNAMGVSYTILPDISETMDRPYETTYDKMPSGGTSVEAIRSMGGAKATIEFGSPGDERKFPGKFLEEKFGVPYYRIASPIGLEHTDEFFALLKTITGKSMAPETFSEHGRLMDAMIDCHKHAFAGRCTLFGDADLTYALAGFTSEIGMYPKVIASDSRNKHWKDAVAAITADNVEPAIIFSDTDFGTVRRESETAGSNIAIGHSDGKYLEEHSGIPLVRLGFPIHDRIGGQRICSTLYAGTNRLLDTCVNTLLERKYSTYRKRMYDQYFPQIQR; encoded by the coding sequence ATGGGCATTCTTGACACTGTGAGAGATGCCGTTGTTTCTAATCCTCTGGCGTCTGCACTGGCAACCGGTGCGGCCGCGTCAAATCCGGTTACCGGGTCTATCGTGGCTTCTGCGAAGGCAGCAGAGGCCATTTCCTCTGTTTTGAGTGGGGGATCATCCTCACCAACTACCAAAACACAAAAAAGTGCAGCTTCGACCAGTTCAACCCCGACCCCGGCCACATCGCCCGGATATACTCAGAACGTTGACGGGACCGAAATCACCGTAAACAAGGTTTACGACACGGTCGATGGGATCAAGTTTGTAAATTCCGGGGGAACGATCGATAAGAACGGGAATTACCTTCCTGGTTCGTATGCTTCAGGATCGGGGTATGTAGCTACTTCCCGAGAGCTGGACGCTGAAGAAAAACTCGCGACAGCCTATCAGTATAATCACTGGTCGGAGACATCGGCCGGCGGCGGCACGGGTCTGAGTCTTTCCAAAGCTCTGAAAGCAGCAACCGCCGGATCTGTCTTTGCGACAGCAACACCGGCGGCGGCAACCCTGGAAAAAGACGCGGCCACTACTCCGACGTTTGATCTTGTCGGTGGATTATCTACCCTGGCGGGTATTCACCCCCTGGGACAACTTTACACCGCGATAACTAATCTTGGCGGATCCGGTGGAGGGGGAATAACGATCCCCTCTCTTGACGAGATCAAGAAGGACAATCCCGTAAGCAACATGATCTCTGGCGTCATCAGCACTCGAGACGCTGCATACGATAGCGGCGGCCTGGCATTTGTCCCGGCCGCAGCTGCGGATATCCTTCTCCCTCTGGACCTGGTGAATACCGGGAACAAACTGTTTACCGGGGAAACTGTCACAACGGAGGATTGGATATATGCGGGCATCGATGCACTCACATTAGCCGGCGGTGCTCTGTCTCTTGGAGCTGGATACGTCCCGCTTCGGGGACTTGCTAAAGGTCTGAAGGTTGGTGGGAAACTCCTGAACGTGAGCGGGATCCTTGGATCCGTCGGGCTCTTGTTCGGCGGGTTGGGAAGTGAAGATTCTGAAGGTGATGGAGACAAATCAACGAATCCCACTCTTATCACCGATCCGGACACGAACAACGGAGATGGGTACTGGTACACCCTCCGCTGCGTTGTTGAGCAGCTCTCCCTCCCGCCAGAATTGATGGTCCCCCATGATAAAGTGAACATCATCGTTCCGATTACGTTCTCGCCTGCTGATATCCGGGAAATGAAAAGAACCCTCAATGCAATGGGTGTCTCTTACACAATCTTACCCGACATCAGCGAGACGATGGACCGTCCCTATGAAACCACCTACGACAAGATGCCGTCAGGCGGGACATCCGTTGAGGCTATCCGCAGTATGGGAGGAGCTAAGGCCACAATTGAGTTTGGGTCCCCGGGAGACGAACGAAAGTTCCCGGGAAAGTTCCTGGAGGAAAAATTTGGCGTTCCCTACTATCGGATAGCGTCGCCTATCGGACTTGAACACACAGATGAGTTCTTTGCTCTGCTGAAAACGATCACCGGCAAATCAATGGCACCCGAGACGTTCTCCGAACACGGACGGCTGATGGATGCCATGATTGACTGCCACAAACATGCCTTTGCCGGTCGATGCACTCTGTTCGGAGATGCCGACTTAACGTATGCACTTGCAGGATTTACCAGTGAAATTGGTATGTATCCAAAAGTTATTGCTTCGGATAGCAGGAACAAGCATTGGAAAGATGCGGTTGCCGCAATAACTGCAGACAACGTTGAGCCGGCGATCATCTTCAGTGATACTGATTTTGGTACAGTCCGCCGCGAAAGCGAGACTGCCGGATCGAATATCGCCATTGGCCACTCCGACGGAAAATATCTGGAAGAACATTCGGGCATTCCCCTTGTCCGTCTGGGCTTTCCGATACATGACCGTATCGGGGGTCAACGTATCTGCTCCACACTGTATGCTGGAACAAACAGGCTCTTAGATACCTGTGTGAACACGCTCCTTGAACGAAAGTACAGTACGTACCGGAAAAGAATGTATGATCAGTATTTCCCACAAATCCAGAGGTAA
- a CDS encoding DUF2829 domain-containing protein: MLEPDGRPKPSDFSAALIALKDGHAVARHGWNGKGMYLKMQTPDEHSKMGLPYIYISTVEGKFVPWVASQTDLFAEDWYMKGAA, from the coding sequence TTGCTTGAACCCGATGGCCGCCCAAAACCATCTGATTTCTCAGCCGCATTAATCGCATTAAAAGACGGGCATGCCGTGGCCCGTCATGGGTGGAATGGTAAAGGGATGTATCTCAAAATGCAGACCCCAGACGAACACAGCAAGATGGGACTTCCCTACATCTACATATCTACAGTGGAGGGGAAATTTGTCCCGTGGGTGGCATCACAAACCGATCTGTTCGCGGAAGACTGGTATATGAAGGGGGCGGCTTAA
- a CDS encoding thiamine phosphate synthase has translation MTVNDFGLYLIITKPSFSYRKIAETAVKYNVRYLQLREKSLSDREILKAADEIIQVTNGTETRFILNDRADLASICKADGLHLGQDDIRLTDAKKRSAAKKSRSSDSRPIILNR, from the coding sequence GTGACAGTAAACGACTTTGGGTTGTATCTGATCATCACCAAACCCTCTTTTTCCTACAGAAAAATCGCCGAAACAGCGGTAAAGTATAATGTGCGGTATCTTCAGCTGCGGGAAAAATCGTTATCCGACCGGGAAATCCTGAAAGCAGCTGACGAGATTATTCAGGTGACAAACGGAACAGAAACCCGATTCATACTAAATGACCGTGCGGATCTGGCATCTATCTGCAAGGCAGACGGCCTTCATCTTGGTCAGGATGATATCCGTCTCACAGATGCAAAAAAAAGATCTGCGGCGAAAAAGTCTCGATCTTCGGACTCTCGACCCATAATCTTGAACAGGTAA
- a CDS encoding preprotein translocase subunit SecD codes for MSSKKSSAPKKAKKEYTGWPAVIRDPRVILVLVLVALSLAAIFVPFGDREGITNLQFGLDLDGGSWIQLEFQSEVVTIGQGDDVTAVAESVGKTLDCTVVPISLTQIEVQTSATADQLRAAVEAAGATNVGSEPGVGKDTADTIKRILESKLNSLGTSDVKVNTLTNMDGVAQYVRIEMAGVDMNTAQELVGTQGLFELRIVTTGNETAHVLYGDSVVSVQTPTQNPAGSNNWGVAFNIDNAGAEALQQACIEYGATTNPAAHELVMYLDGNLVYSAPLSSDLAASIAKNPVNKLYAGTGSGDEGKAQAQELEIHLRAGALPVQVQIAGSGSTSAVLGDYFKVVCLIAAIAALAAVALMVYLRYRTPEIVLPMIATNVSEIIILLGIAVFIQQLDIAAIAALIAVLGTGIDQLVIITDEVMHEGRVPAQALYLKRLKRALVIIMTSAATVIIAMFPLIIMDLSTLKGFAIISILGILIGVLLTRPAYGKIVMEIMAK; via the coding sequence ATGAGTTCCAAGAAGTCATCCGCTCCGAAAAAAGCAAAGAAAGAATACACCGGATGGCCTGCAGTAATCCGTGATCCCCGGGTCATTCTTGTTCTCGTTCTGGTTGCCTTATCACTTGCAGCGATCTTTGTTCCGTTTGGTGACCGTGAAGGCATTACGAATCTACAGTTTGGTCTTGACCTTGACGGCGGTTCATGGATCCAGCTTGAGTTTCAGTCGGAAGTCGTGACGATAGGTCAGGGTGACGATGTTACTGCAGTGGCTGAAAGTGTTGGAAAAACTCTTGACTGTACGGTCGTCCCCATCAGTTTGACTCAAATAGAGGTCCAGACATCAGCAACGGCCGATCAACTTCGTGCCGCTGTGGAAGCTGCCGGTGCAACGAATGTCGGCTCCGAGCCGGGTGTTGGTAAGGACACGGCAGATACGATCAAGCGGATTCTCGAATCAAAGTTAAACAGCCTTGGAACAAGTGATGTGAAGGTCAACACGCTCACGAATATGGATGGTGTTGCCCAATATGTCCGCATTGAGATGGCTGGCGTTGATATGAATACTGCTCAGGAACTTGTTGGAACACAAGGTCTCTTCGAGCTTCGCATCGTTACAACCGGAAATGAGACTGCTCATGTCTTGTATGGTGATTCAGTAGTCTCGGTCCAGACTCCGACACAGAATCCTGCGGGTTCTAACAATTGGGGTGTTGCGTTCAATATTGATAATGCCGGTGCCGAGGCCCTACAACAGGCGTGTATAGAATATGGTGCCACCACCAATCCGGCGGCTCACGAACTCGTCATGTATCTTGACGGGAACCTTGTCTACAGTGCCCCGCTTTCATCCGACCTGGCAGCCTCAATTGCCAAGAATCCGGTGAACAAACTGTATGCCGGAACCGGAAGCGGTGATGAAGGAAAGGCGCAGGCTCAGGAACTTGAGATTCATCTGCGTGCCGGCGCTCTTCCAGTCCAGGTTCAGATCGCCGGATCTGGATCAACCTCTGCCGTTCTTGGGGATTACTTCAAGGTTGTCTGTCTGATTGCAGCAATCGCCGCCCTTGCAGCAGTTGCTTTGATGGTCTATCTCAGATACCGTACCCCGGAGATCGTTCTTCCGATGATCGCGACGAATGTTTCCGAGATCATTATCCTTCTCGGTATTGCTGTTTTCATCCAGCAGCTTGATATCGCAGCCATTGCGGCGTTGATTGCGGTTCTTGGAACTGGTATAGATCAACTGGTCATCATCACCGACGAGGTTATGCATGAAGGCCGCGTTCCTGCACAGGCTCTTTATCTTAAACGGCTGAAGCGTGCTCTCGTAATCATCATGACTTCGGCAGCCACGGTAATTATCGCCATGTTCCCGCTGATCATCATGGATCTTTCCACACTCAAAGGATTTGCCATTATCAGTATCCTAGGTATCCTGATCGGTGTTCTCCTTACACGTCCTGCCTACGGTAAGATCGTGATGGAGATAATGGCAAAATAA
- a CDS encoding DUF87 domain-containing protein — MEVDLHLDDPVHRMIVAPTGGGKSFFVGAMVEQLYEKRHPFIIFDTKNQNHIGLVELPGVKLFQVNPAKIRKSGKLDLRSLNEYPYILCIPANRNIDIKDLLDVYREIMNYMWMQDGERIFIVEESHNYNKNSSVPDPLFERIAREGRGYDKLIWFITQRLQNFNQLLWSQCTYTYLFHFVIPSDIRYCAAMVP; from the coding sequence ATGGAGGTTGACCTACATCTTGACGACCCAGTCCACCGAATGATCGTAGCTCCGACCGGGGGCGGAAAATCCTTCTTTGTCGGGGCAATGGTCGAACAACTCTATGAAAAGAGACATCCCTTCATAATTTTCGACACCAAGAACCAAAACCATATCGGGCTTGTTGAATTACCCGGCGTTAAATTATTTCAGGTGAACCCCGCGAAGATTCGGAAAAGTGGAAAATTAGATCTCCGTTCCCTCAATGAATACCCCTATATCCTGTGTATTCCGGCAAACCGAAATATCGATATTAAGGACCTTCTCGATGTTTACCGGGAGATCATGAATTACATGTGGATGCAGGACGGGGAGCGGATATTCATTGTTGAAGAAAGCCACAATTACAACAAAAATTCATCCGTGCCCGATCCCCTCTTTGAGAGGATCGCCCGGGAAGGTCGAGGGTATGATAAGCTAATTTGGTTTATCACTCAAAGACTGCAAAACTTCAATCAGTTGCTTTGGTCTCAGTGTACGTACACGTATTTGTTCCACTTTGTGATCCCTTCTGACATCCGGTATTGTGCCGCTATGGTCCCGTGA
- a CDS encoding protein translocase subunit SecF codes for MKLPKYDINKYDPKRMMAIPAVLFGIALVIVGITFAMTGMPVTPGIDFAGGTAVTIHTDDTKEEIVAFYSGYDLKFIDEGIGSGGYYLKFGPMSNEDMMKFNNYTLSKYPEASIDQIGANFGATLQSQAMWAILFAFIGMAVVVFLAFRKVIPAITVVSAGIADITITAAVMNLVGIELSLATTAALLMLIGYSVDSNILLTTKVLKRQGNLEEKMEGAYRTGIIMTTTTLAAIVAMFIVAFIGQVPTLYSIAAVLIIGLISDIIFTWGFNAGVLRMYLSGSEKPQAMPKQSKKDNRGAKQ; via the coding sequence ATGAAGCTTCCCAAATACGACATCAACAAATACGATCCAAAACGTATGATGGCAATACCCGCCGTCCTTTTTGGCATCGCTTTGGTGATCGTCGGCATAACGTTTGCCATGACAGGAATGCCTGTCACGCCCGGTATTGATTTTGCCGGTGGAACGGCGGTCACCATTCACACGGATGATACCAAAGAAGAAATTGTTGCCTTTTATTCCGGCTATGATCTGAAATTCATTGACGAGGGTATTGGGTCGGGCGGATATTATCTGAAGTTTGGTCCGATGTCTAACGAAGACATGATGAAGTTTAACAATTACACTCTCTCGAAATATCCTGAGGCAAGCATTGATCAGATCGGTGCAAACTTTGGGGCCACTCTCCAGTCCCAGGCAATGTGGGCGATTCTATTTGCCTTCATCGGTATGGCAGTCGTCGTTTTCCTTGCCTTCAGAAAAGTGATACCGGCCATTACTGTAGTCTCTGCCGGTATTGCCGATATCACGATAACTGCCGCGGTTATGAATCTTGTCGGTATTGAGCTCTCTCTTGCGACAACCGCCGCTCTTCTCATGCTTATTGGTTATTCCGTTGACAGTAATATCCTGCTGACGACGAAAGTCCTTAAGCGTCAGGGAAATCTTGAGGAAAAAATGGAAGGTGCATATAGGACCGGTATCATTATGACCACCACGACTCTTGCGGCAATCGTCGCAATGTTTATTGTTGCCTTCATCGGGCAGGTCCCAACATTGTACTCCATTGCTGCTGTCCTGATCATCGGTCTTATCAGTGATATTATCTTTACCTGGGGTTTTAATGCCGGAGTTCTGCGTATGTATCTTTCCGGGTCGGAAAAACCACAGGCAATGCCGAAACAATCAAAAAAGGATAATAGAGGTGCGAAACAATGA